One stretch of Acidobacteriota bacterium DNA includes these proteins:
- a CDS encoding secondary thiamine-phosphate synthase enzyme YjbQ, protein MTVHTDYLWFNTKQRREIVRITAEVAAIVKTSGVQEGMVLVSAMHITAGVYVNDWESGLIYDIQAWLEKLAPAGLDYRHHQTGEDNADAHLKRTIVGHQVMVPITKGALDLGPWEQLFYAEFDGQRRKRVVVKVMGQ, encoded by the coding sequence ATGACCGTCCACACCGACTATCTCTGGTTCAACACCAAGCAGCGGCGCGAGATCGTCCGCATCACCGCCGAAGTCGCCGCCATCGTGAAGACGAGCGGCGTGCAGGAAGGCATGGTGCTGGTCTCCGCGATGCACATCACCGCGGGCGTCTACGTCAACGACTGGGAGAGCGGGCTCATCTATGACATCCAGGCGTGGCTGGAGAAACTCGCGCCCGCCGGTCTCGACTACCGGCATCACCAGACCGGCGAAGACAACGCTGATGCCCATCTCAAGCGCACGATCGTGGGACACCAAGTGATGGTGCCCATCACGAAGGGAGCACTCGACCTGGGGCCGTGGGAGCAACTGTTCTACGCCGAGTTCGATGGCCAGCGCCGCAAGCGTGTCGTCGTCAAGGTCATGGGGCAGTGA